A portion of the Clupea harengus chromosome 18, Ch_v2.0.2, whole genome shotgun sequence genome contains these proteins:
- the rpgrip1 gene encoding protein fantom isoform X2, which yields MTSLQERLDSVTHVFDMSVEELSETLLQIKAFRLQQESQEGMRLLGSKGKGEDPYREMINLQASYAETVFELQKTRDLLLLQHRISADLQAELQTIIFRADTEKQEFQKKVSEKERMLKSRMRQIITLQAQLRELVYSPKVYKRTAPTEYSWLGKDQENVFPVEDDNVVFQLQRGESLLEVHLRGVTFTPLGLRLMGQAQAREYGMPTEVTTFCTYALLDFETHSTPLGSGVQPHYAFTSRYALSVSDLGKLAGQGGMMTADLHQKLGGVLFVTCGRAQISLLDAMEYRGERISGAANITGKDGEILGVLELWVRLQPTTGPPKSVLERAADRQLERAADRQLDRASDRQLEGLTETRVTQQPLHRREHIYEELHKSDLGTANELEVVLDRCIGLSARWPELLPDAYLTYQLFDLPPHSSPIIHSSADPVFEDMASYSVTMSSDVCEYLRRTKLWVYLFDESEDQIPPAYLAKTSIPLQTLATGRPIRGDYMLWDSTGGTRGIVRVSLRWKYPFQSVKAPQYYRERDQPEREIPEGKRKVPADKGPHATMRPIAKPRLKGAIRVEPGEEQHGNESSKGNSLCSIIKGNSLCSIIKGNSLCSIIIGNSLCSIIKGNSLCSIIKGNSLCSIIKGNSLCSIVIGHLIERAWTQRSEVIGNLMERAWTQRSEVIGHLKERVWTQRSEVIGMGNLMERVWD from the exons ATGACATCATTGCAAGAGAGGCTAGACTCGGTGACTCAT GTGTTTGACATGAGTGTTGAAGAACTGAGTGAAACTTTACTCCAAATTAAG gccTTCAGGCTGCAGCAGGAGAGCCAAGAGGGCATGCGTTTACTGGGCTCCAAGGGGAAAGGGGAAGACCCATATCGTGAGATGATCAATCTACAGGCATCCTATGCTGAGACGGTGTTTGAATTGCAGAAGACAAGAGACCTGCTATTGCTACAACACAGGATTAGTGCCGATCTACAG GCTGAGCTCCAAACCATCATATTCAGAGCAGATACGGAGAAGCAAGAGTTCCAGAAGAAagtttcagagaaagagagaatgctgAAAAGCCGAATGAGACAGATCATCACGTTACAGG CTCAGCTCAGGGAACTGGTCTACAGTCCTAAGGTCTACAAACGGACCGCGCCAACAGAATACTCTTGGTTAGGGAAGGATCAAGAGAATGTGTTTCCCGTTGAAGATGATAACGTAGTCTTTCAGCTACAAAGAGGGGAGTCGCTGCTCGAGGTTCATCTTCGAGGGGTGACCTTCACCCCCCTTGGTCTCAGACTCATGGGCCAGGCACAGGCAAGGGAATATGGAATGCCCACGGAGGTCACGACCTTCTGCACGTACGCGCTCCTGGACTTTGAGACCCATTCCACCCCACTGGGGTCTGGAGTGCAGCCCCACTACGCCTTCACCTCTCGGTACGccttgtctgtctctgacctgggGAAACTGGCAGGACAGGGGGGCATGATGACTGCAGACCTGCACCAGAAGCTCGGCGGGGTGCTTTTTGTAACCTGTGGCCGAGCACAGATCTCCTTGTTGGATGCAATGGAATACAGAGGGGAGCGAATAAGTGGTGCCGCCAACATCACAG GGAAGGATGGGGAAATCCTTGGGGTCTTGGAGCTCTGGGTGCGTCTGCAGCCCACCACTGGACCACCCAAGTCTGTGCTGGAGAGggcggcagacagacagctggagagggcggcagacagacagctggacagagcgtcagacagacagctggagggaCTAACAGAGACAAGGGTGACTCAGCAGCCACTGCACCGGAGAGAACATATCTATGAG GAGCTGCATAAATCTGATCTGGGAACAGCCAATGAGCTGGAGGTGGTGCTAGATCGCTGTATTGGTCTCAGTGCCCGCTGGCCCGAGCTGCTTCCTGATGCCTACTTAACGTACCAGCTGTTTGACCTGccaccccactcctctcccaTCATACACTCCAGTGCAGATCCTGTGTTTGAAGACATGGCCAGTTACTCAGTGACCATGagctcagatgtgtgtgagtacctgcgCCGCACCAAACTGTGGGTTTACTTGTTCGATGAGAGTGAAGATCAGATCCCACCTGCTTACTTGGCCAAGACCTCCATCCCACTGCAGACCCTGGCAACTGGCAGACCAATAAGAG gAGATTATATGCTGTGGGACTCCACTGGAGGTACCAGGGGAATCGTTCGAGTGTCACTGAGATGGAAGTACCCATTTCAGTCAGTGAAAGCCCCACaatattacagagagagagatcaaccagagagggagataccAGAGGGCAAAAGGAAGGTACCGGCTGACAAAGGACCACATGCAACAATGAGGCCAATTGCAAAACCTAGGTTGAAG GGAGCCATCAGAGTCGAGCCAGGAGAGGAGCAGCATGGAAATGAAAGCAGCAAAGGTAACTCTTTATGTAGCATCATCAAAG GTAACTCTTTATGTAGCATCATCAAAGGTAACTCTTTATGTAGCATCATCATAGGTAACTCTTTATGTAGCATCATCAAAGGTAACTCTTTATGTAGCATCATCAAAGGTAACTCTTTATGTAGCATCATCAAAGGTAACTCTTTATGTAGCATCGTCATAGGTCACCTTATAGAGAGGGCATGGACTCAGAGGTCGGAGGTCATAGGTAACCTTATGGAGAGGGCATGGACTCAGAGGTCGGAGGTCATAGGTCACCTTAAGGAGAGAGTATGgactcagaggtcagaggtcattggCATGGGTAACCTTATGGAGAGGGTATGG
- the LOC116224702 gene encoding protein fantom-like gives MSLALDETAGDLPVRDVGLRGGVMAAMQDSSRDTRLLRRPQVCKMKDRQRVISVPREQLEDQCFRLQEENALLKQHTRTQELKLRRLSTQLLRLREGRPGNTIGRDRETEDAIQELEARVATLESQKTLLQSKLGLARQHILDMGGRGPSRLHRGGLIGEGEVLHQGQTSSRNRLSLLEENRGDIERLKSSMHETQQVRVTKLELAAQSLIDTEESMKELKRQQADGHRLTIRENVDFIRLQKQLSDKSAALLLVQEKSSMLQEAYEAHLQEVSQIHQNSCVLVVLALRLLVSCSVL, from the exons ATGTCACTCGCTCTGGATGAGACTGCAGGTGATCTCCCAGTGAGGGATGTTGGcctgagaggaggagtgatggCAGCcatgcaag ATTCCAGTCGTGATACGAGACTCTTGCGAAGGCCTCAGGTTTGCAAGATGAAAG ATCGTCAGCGTGTTATTTCTGTACCGCGGGAGCAATTGGAAGACCAATGTTTTCGACTGCAGGAGGAAAATGCTCTCTTGAAGCAACACACTCGGACACAGGAACTTAAGCTACGCag GCTGTCTACCCAGCTGCTCCGCCTAAGGGAGGGCCGGCCAGGCAATACTATAGGAAGGGACCGGGAGACGGAGGATGCCATCCAGGAGCTGGAGGCCCGTGTTGCAACCCTGGAGAGCCAGAAGACATTACTGCAGAGCAAACTGGGCCTGGCCAGGCAGCACATCCTTGACATGGGCGGACGTGGCCCCTCTCGCCTGCACAGAG GGGGTTTGATTGGTGAGGGAGAAGTCCTGCATCAAGGCCAGACATCTTCCCGCAACAGACTAAGCCTTCtggaagagaacagaggagataTTGAGAGACT CAAATCCAGCATGCATGAAACGCAGCAGGTGAGAGTGACCAAGCTGGAGTTGGCAGCACAGTCTCTCATAGACACTGAAGAAAGCATGAAAGAACTCAAAAGACAACAAGCGGATGGACACAG GTTGACAATCAGGGAGAATGTAGACTTTATCCGCCTTCAGAAACAGCTGTCGGACAAGagtgctgctctgctgctggTACAGGAGAAATCCAGCATGCTGCAAGAG GCATATGAGGCCCATTTACAAGAGGTAAGTCAAATCCATCAGAACAGTTGCGTTTTGGTGGTCTTAGCTTTGAGGCTATTGGTATCCTGTTCTGTGTTATGA